TAAATGTCGATGATGATGAACGTTCTGATGAACTTGCTGTTCTTTCACTAATCCTGCTTAATGACAGCTTTTAAATTCGGTTTTGATCTTGATCTCCCTGTACTATTCTGCTGCAAACCAAGTGGAGGacctaaggggaaaaaaccaagtcGCAGAGCAGACTGCAGAGAAGTGAAAGGTTTTGTTTGCTCCAGGGAGGGAACAAAGCTGTCGGTTGAGAAGAAAAGCCATACCCGAGCCGAGATTGCTGCACAGCCCGGCTCTCAGGGACTCACCAGGAGCACCCGTACGCCCGACGTGAGCTTGAAGCCCTCACCTTGCTTCAAGGGTCTCTCTGCAAGCTGAACCCTGCCCGGCAAACACCCCGTCTCCCAAGCACGCCAAAATCCATTGCAACCAGGCTGCCTCACCTATTTAACTCATCCTCTCAGCTTCTGATTAAAAACATGCAAGAGAGCAGCTACGTGACAGTGCTAATGGGGAAACCTCCACCCCTTCCAGCCGCTGGCCACCCACCCCCTTTCTCCAGGCAGATTTGGCCGTGTTAAAGCACACGCGGTCCCATCCCTCTGATATTTCATCCACCCCCCAAACCATTTTGAAGCCGGACATCGCCTTAACCGTGCCTTCCATCTCAAGGCATCGTATTCAAGAGACCCATCGAGGTGGTTCATTAAGGTACTTTATTGGTGATCACGTATACTCCGTGCACGTTAAGCTTTGTACAAAAAAAGACCCCTCCATTAACACCAGAGTGAGCGACAGCCACCAGGAGCTTCGAATGCTGGTTTGGCTCccttctgcagaagcagaagcgaaaacaatgtttaaaaaaaaatagctaaatCGGCCACACCAGTTGGACTCCACCAGCAAACCGGTTCTGCAGTTCACAGCCCAAGCTGCAGCACGGAAAATTAAAAACTCCCTCCCAGACGAGCCTGGTTTGCTCTTTCTATCGCCAAAGGGATGGACGGGAAAGGCTTCGCATCTCCTGCCACGCTCCGCCTTCGGGGTCCTGCCTCCCACTTCTGATGCTCTGCCATCGAGTGCCGGTGGTGTTTATCAAGACTAATTAAAAACCTCATCTCAAGAGCTCTAAGCCACAGCGGGAAAGAAGTTTCCGTGCCCGCCACGGCCTCATTTGTCGTCCGAGGCTCTCTCCGGCAGCAGGGCACCGCTGGAGCTCTTGTTGCCTTTGCGGATGCACATGCCGCAGTCCAGCTCCACGTCGATGTCCCCGAATTTCAGCTGGCAGGACTCGTTGCAGCTGCGGGAGGGACAGTGACACCCGTCAGGTATTCGTGGGCAGCGAGAGCCATCGGCTCACCCCAGCCCGCTCGGGAAGGCTGCTAAGGACCGTCTGCCCCGCGGTGGCACCGAGCCGATCCTTGCCAGCCAAACCACGGACTAGTCCATGCTCGGACATGCATGGACACCCACTTTTCTTATCCCACGGTACACTGGCTGCTGGATTTCCCAGGATAGCATTGGGTCTAGGTATTGCTCTTGGCCACCCCAGCTCGCGCACggtgccgggaccccccgggacccctcttCCCCCACGTACCAGCGAGTTGCAGCAGAGTTTGCTGCCAAGACGGCGAGAGCGACTGCGTAGTGCCAGCAGAAGCACATGGTGAGGAAGGTGAAGTTGTTGCGGTCGGTCTGATCCCAGCCCGGTCCTCCCCACGGAGGGGACAGCACAAACCCAACCTGGTGGCAGATTGAAGAGATTTAGGCATCGGCGCGCATCAGGCTTTAGCACATCCCGCCTcgcttttcctcctgtttttagTCTGCTGCAGCTGACTACGGACTAGAGGCACAATAATCCCGAGTAACACCCGGACCGCTGCCCTCAGCACCCCCAAGCATCCTTGTCTCCCCAGGCTGACAGAGGGGTGCGTTTCAGGAGGAGGGGGATGCTCTGCAGACAAGCCCCGGGGCTCGCAGCgcagcccagcatccccagagaaAGCTGCCAACCCGAAGGCTCCGCTGCCAGGTTGTGCATTTCTCCTTAGACCCAAAGCTGGGGGATTACGTGAGAGGTTTCCAGGTATTTCCAGTTACTTGGAACAAACAGAGAAAGATATTGGACCTAATAAAACgaaaaaaaacctcatgattGTGGTTTCCTGTTCTTGTGGGGTCTAATTCCCGTTTAGCATGCAGGTTTGTCCATGCTGCATACGTGACACGTACATATCTCCACGATGACGGCTCTGGCACTAAGCCTCGTTTCTTCCTTAAGATATTCCAACCAGCCTACAAATTTAACCCCAACAGACGTGCCGCGaagggcagagcagcccccctcccctcgcctTCCTGGGTGCGAAGCCCGCTGCTCAGAGGAGAGCGCTGGATGCGCGCTGACCTGCCAAAGCCAAGAGCcctggagaaggaaggagctggTCCTGAAGGTCTCCAGGATGATGTGGTCTCGGAGAAACACCTCTAGGAGGGCACAAAGGGCTCCAGCAAAGATAGCCGTGGCCAGCAGGGAATGGAGGTGGTGGTCCAGCGCAGCATCGCTGTAGTCACGGAAACAGAAGAGCAAACCTGCCAAGATTCACACCGCGTTAGAAAAAGATGCTCTGggctttgtttcttaaaaaaccATCTGAAAACCGCTCGGGATCTTGCTACGATCCGcccggtgggacgagccaggcagCAAACAGCCTGCTGTCATCACCTTCGCTCCGCAAGGACCACGCAgcccccagcgccgggggctgctctgcccacagAGTAACCCCCGTGGCTGCGGGGATCCCCGGGCCCCAGCCAGGGCCGTGGGGCCGTCAGGAGGAGCACAGTGATGGGGACCTTCAGCTCAGAAGGCGGCCGGGAGCTTTGTATTAAGGTTTGTCCCCCTGGGCATCCAACCGAGATGGGGGGGACGACCCATACTCCACATACGATTCACCTTCGATGAACAGAGCCACGGACAGCGAGAGCCGATCTAAGCCAAGCGGCAGCTTGAGCGGGGAGTGCGAGGCGACGTCCACGATGccggagaggaggaagaagaggtacATGGTGGTGTAGTGCCAGTGGGTGAGGTCCATCCAGCTGTGCGTCTTGGGGCTGTACAGCTGCAGGTGGGGGCCAGCGGGAACAAACTGCTCGACCAATATCCCTGGGCAGAGAGAGGAAAGGTCACGCTTTTCCTTTTGCAGGGGGGAAAGGACAAGCGTGCAGGAAACCTTTCTTTGCGATGGTGAAGTCGTAGCGTATTATCCTCTGGGTATTCCCCCAGAGGAACGGTAGCAAGGTCCCATCACAGAGCGTGCCACCAGCATGTCCCCAAGCCCTCCCGCGCCAGCCGCAGCCGCTTCCCACTGCAAACAGCCCCAGTCTCGTGGGAGAGAGCGGCTGCAGTGCCAGTAGATATTGGGGCAGAGACTCATCGTCATCTCTTACCTGCTAGAGCAAAGAAAGCTTTGACCGCCCCTTCGAAGACTTCCACGCGCCGGACCCCGTAGCTCGGCTGGCTCTCGGCATTGCCTTTCCGCCTGAGATACTTCAGGGGGTATCGCACAGACCACCAGAGACCAAAAATGAAGAAGAAGGTGCCCCGGAGGGCACTGCCGAGGAAACTCGTCGGCATCGGGCTCGCTTGGTGGACCTGCAAGGACAAACAGTGCCTCAAATTAACCCCAAGAGAGATGTCGGGCCGCTCACTTGCTCAGCGTCCTCGGGCCGCCGCATCCCGACAGAGGAGATGCGCACAGCTCCGCCATCAGCCGCACACAGGCAGTACCAGAGACGCGACATCACCTTGGAGAAGCTGCCaccatatatatgtgtatacgtATATATGTATGTGGTTGCACGCACGCAATCATCGGGACTTCATCGTGCCAGAGAAAACCACGTTAGCGCCCAAGAAAGTGTAACAGCTACGTGCTATTAGAAGAGGAACCATAACAAAGTTTTTGCTAATAAAAAGCAACATGACAATTATTTCCTCGGAACATAAACTCCCTCCAAACTAATTACCAGGGTGTGAATCCAGCCGGCGTGTTCAGCAGCTCCAGCCAGCCAAGGCTTTGCTGAGCCCTACCGGCTGcgcaacaggaggaggaggcaaccCAGGAACCATCACCATTTCCAAAAAGAGTCTCACGCGTATTCCGCACAGGCTTCGTGTCGCGCACGCGCGGTGATTTGACACCAGGGAAAGAGATTTCATCTCCAGTAGGAAAAGCGCGAAGACTAAAGGCGTGAAAATTGCCTTCGTGCTTCGACCAACGCCACCGAGTACCAGCAAGGATGGAGAGGACCGGCACGACCGGCTCTCACGGGCAAAGTTAGATCCTGCGGAGTATTTAAGCCCGTGCGCaaactattgaaaaaaaaatcccagaacagCAAACACAGGAGGGAATAAAGTAGCGATCTAAACGCTTATAGCAGCGAGCTTTTGATGTTACCTTGGGATGGTCTTGTTTCCTCCAGCAAGACCTCGCTCCTTGCTCTCTGTATGCATCTATCACCCAAGGAGGTCTCACCCTTTCCCTCCTCACGGGCTTTCTGGTCCTTTTCTACCGCTCAGATGCGCACGGAAGAAGGCATTACTCATCCTGAAGCTACCACACCGACTTGCCCTTGCATCACAAATCACATCCTCGCTGTGTTTATAAATACCAAAGTAAATTGCAGAGGCTGGATGAACAACTCCAGCACGTTCTCCGAGTCCTCCCACACTAGAAAGTAATTACGCGCTGCAAAATAAGGGTAGGATGTGGCGTGGCAAGTGCCTTAGGTGAAGGAGAGCTCCGCAAGACGTCCCCGGTCGGGTtttggctgcagagctggagtcGGTCGAACTGGCTCAGCCCTGCGTGGGCAAGCGCGGCGTTTGGGTTTAGAGACTGTCGTCATCCATCGCATCTCCGGGACGCAAGTGATCTGGGGAAGGCTTAAAACTGTTTACACCGTGTTAAGGTTTCCTTTCAGGAGGGAAGTTACTAAACAGCTTTTCAGGCAGATGAGAAACGCCCCATCCCAGGAGCCGGTTCGGGGATCGGTGATGGTTTTCTGCTCTATTTTGGACGCCTACGTTAGGGTGAGACGGCTCATGCCCCAGGAGGACCCACGTCTTTCCTCATTATAGCCTGGACACCCAGTCCAGGGCACTTACCTTCCTTGCACAGACATCTACGTGCTGAAGCGACTAAGAACAAACGCTATTAAAGCGCACTTAAGCAGCACACAATTGCACGATATATACCCAAATTTTACCATTGTCCTACAGGGACTGGGACTGCAAGGGCAACAGCCTGAAGCTGGAGTCAGGAGCGTACCCTGAGCGAGATACGGAGCAGGAGCGTTAATTTGACATGCTTAAttagaggagaggaggagagcagaggcatCCCGGTGCCCAGGCGTCAGAAATGACAACTGACACGTCCCACCTGCAACTCCAGAGCTTGCTCCCAGCCGCACCAGCGTCCAGCTTTGACCCAGGGATTCATCACCCCACATCCACCGGGCATCCCCCCTTCGCCTTAGGTACCAGCAGCCCCCAAACCGCTCTGTTTCAGAGCTGTCCCTGGGACCTCCTACCCCAGCCATCCCTCTCCCCAGCGGAGCAGCctcattcttcttctttttggtgctggggaccctTTTGCTTTGTAAGCTCTCCGCAGCCCAATCCAGCGAAGCTTTTGGTAGTTGTCACGAGTCCCCTTTGCTTCCCACCACCCGGACACAGCTCTTCAGCAGCCACCACATCTCCTGGGGCATCTCTCGCTGAGCAGAGATGTCCCAAACCCACCGTTAGATCAAGCAGAAGCTTGGATGTAGCCcactcggaaaaaaaaaaacaacccaaaaataCCTTCTTTTACAAAACAGCCACTATTTTGCAGAAAAACCAGACGTGTTTCCAAGCAACAGTCCACTTGCACAGCTCACGTATTCAAGGCACAGCAAAACGACCCCCCCACATCGACACGGCCCCTCGCCCAGCCCAAACCCCATACCTCTCACCCGTCgccttcccccagccccgctcacaTAAAAACCGATTAAGCTCCAAGTGAGCCGCGGCCGGGAAAGAGAGCACCGGCGGAGGAGAGGCACCCgggttatttatttttcctgcgAGCTAGTTTGTCTGTCAGAGGACTTGAAATATGGCTGCAGTCAGAAGTTATTACCTGAGCTGCCCTTCTCCCTCCGCAGCTTCCAGGCGGCGATGCTTTTGCTTAATAACCGTACGGGAGCTGCCCGCTCTCCTTACGGTCCCTCGCACTGACTGCTCGCAGCCTCCCCGCGCTCGGCTCGGGAAGGTCGGCGTTTCTGCCCAATTTCCAGGCTCTCCCCCCCGGTGCCGTCGCAGCTGCGATGCGCCATCGATGATTTGGGGACTTGTTCCCGCTGATGCGGGGGGATCGAGGCTGCCAGGAGGATGCTGTCCACGTGGACGCATGGGTAGCCCCTACAAGCACCCGTGGGTAGCCCCTACAAGCACCCGTGGGTAGCCCCTACAAGCACCCGTGGGTGCCACCATCAGCCTGGCAAGGAGAGGATTATCACAGGACAGCCAGCCTGAACGCACAGGGCAAGCTCAGCGTCTGGCCATGGACATTTGGAGGGTCTTCTCTTCGTGGATCCTCCTCCATCCTCGCTACCCAAGCGCATCTCTCTTGTGCCACCAGCCCTCACCCAACAGAAGACGCACAAGCTCCCTCTCCTGCCAATCCTCTGAAACCTgataaaccccccccaaaaaaagagctAAAGCCACAgattgctggcagactgcctccACCAACACCGCTTCCACCAGCCTCATCGGTGGCCGTCCTCACACTAAACCTTTGCCTTGCAGAGATGGATTCTCCCCACGTCCCTTCTTCCCAAGCTCGAGCAGCCCCGTCCATCCCATGCAGAGCTGCTCACCAACGTATTTCTCTCTGTGGGGAGGAGAGTTTACCTGCGACTCCTGCCCGTCCTTCTCCCTCTCCAGATGTGGCAGCAAGGAGCGGTTATTACTCAGAAGAGGCAGATAAAGGGAGAAGCCACCGCGGGGAGGTGGCCCTCAGACAGGATGTTTAGAGCCGAACATCCTGCGGGCCAGTTCAACGCGCGCTGAGTCAACCGGCTTTCACAACCTGGGATACCTCGTGTCtgctattaacaaaaaaaataaaaaaagtctccCGGAGTTTGCCACAAAAATCAGGATGAGCAGCCAATTCCCGTTCCCATGGCAACCACATCTATTCAGTTattatgttgggttttttggatGACTGGGGAAGGAGCCAAGAAGGCTGCGGCATCACCCGATGTGGCCAGGCTCTGCTGGAAGGGCTCCGAAGTCTCTGAACTGGGCTGCCGGGTACATGATAACCCTTTTAGGGGGGCCTGGCCTTACAAAAAGTGCCTGTAGGCAGGAGATCTTTTGGGCCAGGAGCTCCCAAACCAGAGCAGAGCCCTTCTGAGATCCATCTCCCAGCCAAGAGGAAGAGGACGATGGCCCTGTCTCCCCCAAAAGACGGGCTGGCAGGACACAGCAACCCGTTTCCACTCCTTTTTACCTATCCGACGCGCCACGCTGCCCCACGCCAAGCACCCACAGACGCAAGCCACTACCCATCCGCCGCCCACCGCACGGCCGACGGCTGCACGCCCAGCCTTAGCACCTCGCCGGCCGCAGAGATGAGCGATGCAAGTGCCTCAAGGCAAATAAACACCACCGGCCACCTCCGCGTCCCCATCTCCCACCGAAGCGCCGAGTCGATGGTGCAGAAACACCCAGCGCCGCTCAGGATCACCACCCGAGG
This region of Calonectris borealis chromosome 24, bCalBor7.hap1.2, whole genome shotgun sequence genomic DNA includes:
- the LOC142092708 gene encoding transmembrane protein 45B-like, translated to MPTSFLGSALRGTFFFIFGLWWSVRYPLKYLRRKGNAESQPSYGVRRVEVFEGAVKAFFALAGILVEQFVPAGPHLQLYSPKTHSWMDLTHWHYTTMYLFFLLSGIVDVASHSPLKLPLGLDRLSLSVALFIEGLLFCFRDYSDAALDHHLHSLLATAIFAGALCALLEVFLRDHIILETFRTSSFLLQGSWLWQVGFVLSPPWGGPGWDQTDRNNFTFLTMCFCWHYAVALAVLAANSAATRCCNESCQLKFGDIDVELDCGMCIRKGNKSSSGALLPERASDDK